CGCGAGCAGGTCGACGAACGGCCTCCCGCGCTCGTCGGCGTACGCCAGGTAGCGGTCGGGGTCCCAGCTGTGGCTCATGTCGTGTGTCCTCCTCGCTCGAACGCCGGGCGTCCAGTGGCGAACGGGTCGCCCGTCCGACCGTCCCATACCCGGCGGATCTCGTCCGTAACATATCTTGATGTCGAGATAGTTCACCCTCTCGCCCGAACAGTCTCGATGTCAAGATTCTCGACCGATCTGGCACGATGTCCTCCATGCGTGACGAGGTGGACGACCTGGTCGAGGCCTGGGGCCGCGAGCGCGGCGACCTGGACCTCGCGCCCGTCGAGGTCTTCTCGCGCATCAGCCGGCTGGCCCGCCACCTCGACCTGGCCCGCCGCGACGCCTTCACCGCCCACGGCATCGAGTCGTGGGAGTTCGACGTGCTGGCCGCGCTGCGCCGCGCCGGCCAGCCCTACGAGCTCTCCCCCGGCAGGCTGCTGCGCGAGACGCTCGTGACCA
The sequence above is drawn from the Nocardioides sp. zg-1228 genome and encodes:
- a CDS encoding MarR family transcriptional regulator is translated as MRDEVDDLVEAWGRERGDLDLAPVEVFSRISRLARHLDLARRDAFTAHGIESWEFDVLAALRRAGQPYELSPGRLLRETLVTSGTMTNRVDRLAGRGLVERLPDPHDRRGVLVRLTADGKAAVDGAFEALLAAEADLMSDLSDRDRTELAALLRSLLAPFS